In Mangrovivirga cuniculi, the following proteins share a genomic window:
- the lptB gene encoding LPS export ABC transporter ATP-binding protein has protein sequence MKLYADNLVKIYSKRTVVDHISVEVNTGEIVGLLGPNGAGKTTSFYMIVGLVKPNEGEIFLGEENITDLPMYKRAKRGIGYLAQEASVFRTLTVEENIMAVLEMTNQPKNAQKEKMESLLEEFSLTHVRKNKGGVLSGGERRRTEIARALAVDPHFVLLDEPFAGVDPIAVEEIQTIVAKLKNKNIGILITDHNVNETLSITDRAYLMFEGKLLKAGSAEELANDPRVREVYLGQHFELKRKI, from the coding sequence ATGAAGTTATACGCAGATAATCTCGTAAAAATATATAGTAAAAGAACAGTTGTCGATCATATTTCAGTTGAAGTAAATACAGGGGAGATCGTTGGGTTATTAGGGCCGAATGGAGCTGGAAAAACAACCTCTTTTTACATGATCGTCGGGCTTGTAAAACCAAACGAAGGGGAGATATTTCTGGGAGAAGAAAATATTACAGATCTGCCGATGTATAAAAGAGCGAAAAGAGGAATCGGTTATCTGGCTCAGGAGGCTTCTGTTTTCAGAACGCTGACTGTAGAAGAGAACATCATGGCGGTATTGGAAATGACCAATCAGCCGAAAAATGCTCAAAAGGAAAAGATGGAATCTCTCCTTGAGGAGTTTAGTTTAACTCACGTAAGGAAGAATAAGGGTGGAGTCTTATCAGGTGGAGAGCGAAGAAGGACGGAAATAGCAAGAGCCTTGGCTGTAGATCCACATTTTGTTTTACTTGATGAGCCTTTCGCAGGAGTTGACCCTATTGCAGTAGAAGAGATTCAAACTATTGTAGCAAAACTCAAAAATAAAAATATCGGTATATTAATTACAGACCACAATGTAAATGAGACTCTTTCTATTACAGATAGAGCTTATTTGATGTTCGAGGGTAAATTGCTTAAAGCCGGTTCTGCTGAAGAGTTGGCAAATGATCCAAGAGTAAGAGAAGTATATCTTGGTCAGCATTTTGAGTTGAAGCGAAAAATTTAA